In Spirochaetota bacterium, the following are encoded in one genomic region:
- a CDS encoding ABC transporter permease codes for MSVIIKKIISLYQGQKKFCSFLISILISFKSIKHLRFRSIYSIAIDQTKYTGIDALPIIVSIALLIGGTVIIQATKNFPKFGIEEFIGNLLVIIIAREVGPLTTAIIVISRSGSAIAAEIATQKQDKAILSLELMGIDTKLYIVFPRIIASILAFFSLIIIFDIVAFFGGYLISLTSVFIPLSSFIETLLSSFSFEDLTITITKSIIYGILIPIICCYYGFMPRSNFEIPIVVRKAVVRTLVIIVIINAFISALFYY; via the coding sequence ATGTCAGTCATTATAAAAAAAATAATATCTCTATATCAAGGGCAAAAAAAATTTTGTTCCTTTCTAATCTCAATATTAATATCCTTCAAGTCAATTAAACACCTTCGATTTCGGTCTATTTATTCTATTGCCATTGATCAGACAAAATACACTGGAATAGACGCATTGCCGATCATAGTATCCATCGCACTGCTTATTGGAGGGACGGTTATAATCCAGGCAACAAAAAATTTTCCGAAATTCGGGATTGAAGAATTTATCGGCAATCTTCTTGTAATTATTATTGCACGGGAAGTTGGACCACTTACAACCGCTATCATTGTGATCAGCAGGTCCGGCTCAGCCATCGCTGCAGAGATAGCAACCCAAAAACAGGACAAGGCGATATTATCCCTAGAGTTAATGGGAATTGATACAAAACTCTATATTGTTTTTCCCAGAATCATTGCATCTATTTTAGCGTTCTTTTCACTCATTATTATCTTTGACATAGTAGCCTTTTTCGGCGGATATCTAATCTCTCTCACCTCTGTATTTATTCCCTTAAGCTCTTTCATCGAGACATTACTCAGCTCATTCAGTTTTGAGGATTTGACAATAACAATAACGAAGAGTATAATTTATGGTATACTTATTCCTATCATATGCTGTTATTATGGATTTATGCCAAGGTCCAATTTCGAGATCCCAATCGTTGTTAGAAAAGCGGTTGTGAGAACGCTGGTTATTATTGTTATTATAAATGCTTTTATATCTGCATTGTTCTATTATTAG
- a CDS encoding ATP-binding cassette domain-containing protein, producing the protein MEEVDILKIEGVSYESDRRGSLYDISFSIKRGEFVVIFGPEDSGIELICPLIAGIVEKFEGDIYYEDKSIKTFDYIEKHIYKKKLGYLQRGYGLINNMSMEANISLPLKYHSQLSNLEINDIVEKYIKEMNLDHCRGLRPIDLSNSEALKIAYARSIALDPDLLLIEHPFEGQCLINSQTFINSLKRYSTCLKKSVIFITYEPQYFIDLSHTFIMFYDGRIVFAGSKNEFRIAENRYLSQYLQASCEGPMNIL; encoded by the coding sequence ATGGAAGAGGTTGACATACTGAAAATCGAAGGAGTATCATATGAATCGGATAGAAGGGGATCTTTATATGATATTTCCTTTTCAATAAAAAGGGGTGAATTTGTAGTAATTTTTGGGCCTGAGGATTCAGGTATTGAACTCATCTGCCCACTTATAGCTGGGATTGTTGAAAAATTTGAAGGAGATATATATTACGAGGACAAGTCGATTAAAACTTTTGATTATATAGAGAAACATATATATAAAAAAAAATTAGGCTATCTTCAAAGGGGATATGGATTGATAAACAATATGTCAATGGAGGCCAATATCTCCCTGCCACTAAAATATCATTCTCAATTGTCAAATTTGGAGATAAATGACATAGTCGAAAAATATATCAAAGAGATGAATCTCGATCATTGCAGAGGTTTAAGGCCTATTGATCTCTCAAATTCAGAAGCCCTGAAGATAGCCTATGCAAGATCAATAGCATTAGATCCTGATCTTCTCCTGATTGAGCATCCTTTTGAAGGACAATGCCTTATAAACTCACAGACATTTATTAACAGCTTGAAAAGATACTCCACCTGCTTGAAAAAATCTGTAATCTTTATTACATATGAACCGCAATACTTTATAGACCTTTCACATACCTTTATAATGTTCTATGATGGTAGAATAGTGTTTGCTGGGTCAAAAAATGAGTTTAGAATAGCTGAAAACCGATACTTGTCGCAATATCTCCAAGCATCATGTGAAGGGCCCATGAATATTTTATAG